The nucleotide sequence AATTGTGTTTCCTTCAAACCGGACTGTTCCCTGTGTGTTGTTCAGGAACACAGCGGCCAGACCCGATCCCGAGACATCGGTCTGACGGACCGTGCTGTGGGTGGTGGAACCGATGATTCCATCGCCCACGATCCCTCGCAGTGTGGGATCGATGATCTGGAAGCCACTGAATTCCGAGCGGTTCGCCAGGGTGACCCCGTCGCCAGGAGCATCCGCAAAGATCGGACGCTCCCCAGGGCTGCCCGCCGCGATGACGTGTGGCAGCAGCAGGGTCGAGCCGTAGCCCGAGGTCGAGTTCATTGCGTTCGTGTTAACGACGTGCAGCACATTCGAGGCATCCCCCAGAACGCGGACGTCCGATTCCAGATTGACGTTCACGCCGGTGAACTGGCTGTCAGCATGGACGAAGATGATGTCATGTTGCGAGCCTCCTTGAGCGTCGGCGAAGACCTTATACGGGTTCTCGACCGTTCCGTCGCCAACAACACCATTGACCGAGGTGGCTGTGGAGTTGCTGTCGACGTGGTTGAAAAAGTAGGGCAGGTCGGTTTCCGGATTGATCACCACGACATTCTCATCGGTGATCTCTTTCCGGCCCACAATCATGTTGTAGTTACGAATAACGGGTGTTGTCATACGGTCGTATTGCGATTTGCGCTCGCCCGGCGACTGCCTGAATCCCCCATAACTCCACGATCCCCCGAAGACAACGTTCGTTTTGAACTGGGGGTCATGAGTGACTTCGAGCTGAATCTGGATGCTGGGAATCGGACTGGCCTGGACACGAGTTCGCCAGCCACCGAAGGACTCAATCATATTGCTTTCGTACCAGTAACCACCGCCGAACACGCGCAAGTCATGTCGCTGTGGAATCGCACCGGGTATCGGAAAGCCGATTTCGCCGTCGAATCCGTGCAGCGCGGACGCGACCGTTCGCTGCTGATTGACTTGCAGAAAATGGCCAACAAACCGTTGAGTCCCGTCCAGATTCACCAGTGAGATCTGTTCATCGGAAGTCCCGGTGGGAAGATAGGCGTTGCTACGGATGTCATACCACTGGCCCAGGAACTCGGCACCGAAACCAATCTGACGGAATGTGGGACCACTTGTTGTGTCGTAATCGAAGAAGGCGTTCACGCCCAGAATGCGGTCAATCGTTGGCAGGTAACGGCGATAACCACCCCCCAGGTTGGCACCCCACGTATCGGCAGAACCCTTAAATGCCCGTAAATCGACGAAGAACAGGTTATTGTCGATCAGCGAGTAAGGCATCATTTCGATCGGATAGATCGCCTGCTTACGCCCGATGGCGGGACCTGTGAATCCGCCGATCCGGAAGAGGTTCCCCAGCGACTGGCCCGATCGTCCTGAGAGCGTATCGCTAAACAGGAAGCCCCCATCATCCGGCTCCGGTCCTCCCATCTGTTGCATTGGCGGAGGAGGCATCTCCATGGGGCCCTGGCCACGGATGATCAGAGGAGTAATCGAGCTTCCATTACCGCTCGAACGGCTGTCGGTCATTTTGGACCGGACCCGTTCTGCAGTCGGAGCGCCGTCCTCTTCCGCGAGTGCGATCTTCTCGCTCCATTCACGGGTCATCCGGGCTTCATCCTCTTCGAGGATCTGGGCCGCAGGCTGATCTTGGCCGCAGATCGCCTGCCAGGGGATGACCGCTAAGACTCCGAAGCAGATCCAAAGCAGTACCTGCATGGATCGGTCAAAGCGGTGATAACGACGTGAGAGAGACACGTGCATCGAGGCACCTCTACGATGGGCAGTCATGGCGCAGACCAGACGACGTCCGGACCTCGGACGACGCAGACCTGCAAAACGATATGTCTGGGATGGGAGGGTCGCGTTGTAGTTACCGCTTCCAAACGCATCAACCCGAATTTGGGGGTGATTGAACGTGTCGACCCCCATTTCTGGGGTAAGTCGCACCCGATTCCAGCAAGAACTGCCGCCCGTAGGGAGGTTACCTACGATTTAAAGACGCGCTGGAGCTCTTCCAGCGAAGTTTTCCCCTCTGACACCAGTCGCAGACCATCTTTATGGAACGTCAGACAGCCTTCAGCCCGCGCAAGTGCCTTAATCTGGTCTGCAGGAGCCCCCGACGCAATCAGTTTGCGCAGCGGGTCCGAAACGATGATCACTTCCATCATCGCCACTCGACCGTAAAAGCCGACCCCTTTGCACTTTTCGCACGGTTCCTCTTCTTCACCGGTCTTCTCGTTAACGATCGGTTCCCCCTTGCGATACAGGACCTTCGTTTCCGGAGGGAGACCCACTTTCTCCAGCAGTTTGGGATTGGGACGGAAGGCCTCGCGACATTCTGTACAGAGCAGACGGACCAGCTTGGGGCTGAAAACGGCGTCGATCCGCTCGCTCGCCATCTGCGGATCCCCTGCCCATTCGCGCAACTGCACGATCGCACTGGAGCAGTCTTTCGCCTGCATTTCGCTGACGATGCAGATACTGTCGGCGACGCTGAAGAGTTGCTGAGCCGTGTCCTGGTCCCGGATTGGATCGACGAAGATCACATCCGCCTCTTCGCGCATCATTCGACCCATGGACGTCGCGATGTCGTCGCCCGGGTTGACTTCGAATTTCTTGATATTCAGCAGTTCCCGCGTTGTATTGGCGATCGAATAGATCGAATACAGGTAAACGTCGATCCCGCGCAGCAGTGCGTAGGTGGTCGTCGTCACCCCTGATCCCGCGGGGCCACAGCAGATGATCAGGCCGTGCCGGTGGCCCGTGACTTCACGGATCGTCTGGCGCAGCGAATCGCTGAAACCGAGATCCATCGGCGTTTCCAGCTTCTGGCTGAGGTCCCGAACGCGCACAACCAGTCGCTCGGTCCCCTCGGCCTGAGGAGTGAATTCGACCGAAAGTTCGTACTTTTTGCCCAGGAATTCGGCTTTCACGCCCCCCGACTGGGCCTTTCCTTTCAACCGGGCATCAAGCCCCGAAAGGACTTTCAGCATCTGGAAGATGGCGGAGGCCTGCTGTTTGGCCAGCCGGCCACCGGAATAAGGCATTCCGTCGATCGAGAGAGCGACCTGAGCCCGCTCCCCTTTCACATCGACACGAATGACTTCGGCCCGCCGCTCGATCGCGTCCGTAATCAGGTCCTTGGTGGGACGGAGTGCCGCCTGGACCAGGCGCGCGTTGGCGGCCATGTCGGCGGTGTTTCCATTCATGGCACCCTGGAAATTGACCAGTTCGACATCGTCATCATCATCGTCGTCGTCTTCCTCGTGGCGGGTATTTTGATTCTTCTTTCCAAACCCGAAGACCATCAGATTCAGCCCCTCTCTCAACCAGTAAGGATCGACGCAGCGGCGTTAAATGGTGACTTAACGCCGTTGTTCGCAGCAGACGATGCGGATTGGGATGTCTGCCAATCACGCGACAAACTCAAATTTCATGCCCGTTAGGACAGCAGGCCATAGGCCTGCAATGTCTTTCGCAATCGTTCTTCTTCCGCAGCCGACAACGGTGTCAGTGGCAGCCGAAGTTCGCCCGTATCGCGGCCCAGCATCTTCATGGCGACCTTGACCGGGATCGGATTGGTGGCGATCCCCAGCATGTCGCGGCACAGCGAAAACAGCTTGAAGTGCCAGCGCTGGGCTTCGGCCATGTCGCCCGCCTTGAAGGCCTTCAGCAACTGCAGCATGTCGGCCGGAACGATGTTCCCCACGACCGACACAATTCCGCTCCCTCCCATGGCCAGCAGCGGCAGTGTCAGGCTGTCGTCGCCGCTGAGAACGGTCAGATTCGTCTGGGCGAGTGTCTGAGAAGCCTGGTCCATCGAACCGGTGGCTTCCTTAATCGCGACGACACTGGGGATTTCGGCGATGCGGGCGACCACATCCGGTTCCATGTTCTTCGCGGTTCGGCCGGGAATGTTGTACAGAATAATCGGGATATCAACCGCTTCCGCGACCGCACGGTAGTGCTGGTAGAACCCTTCGCCGGTTGGCTTGTTGTAGTACGGGGCGACCATCATCGCGCCGTCGGCACCCGCCGACTTCGCAAAACGAGTCAGCTCAATGGCTTCGGCCGTGCTGTTGGATCCCGTTCCGGCCATGACCTTGATCCGGCCGGCCGCATGTTCGCAGACGATCGCGATGACCCGTTCGTGCTCTTTCGTGGACAATGTCGGGGATTCGCCCGTCGTACCAACGGGACAAAGGCCGTTTGTCCCCTGAGAAATCTGCCAGTCGACCATTTTCTTCAGCGCGACTTCATCGACCTGACCATTCTTGAATGGGGTGACGATCGCGACGGTCAAACCAGCGAATTGTTCGCCTTTACGTATCATTGAACTGACTTTCTATTCTTCCAATCGATTCCCGACATTTCCGCCAATGCCAACATCAACGCGTGAGTCCCGTTTCGACCCCATCCCTTGGCTTTGACGGAGAGATAGAGCTGTTCGCCCAAGGCCAGACCGGGCAAGGACAGGCCCATCCGTTTCGCCTCGGACAGGGCAATTCCCATGTCCTTGATAAAATGCTCAACAAAGAAACCCGGATCAAAGTTGTCGCTGATGATGCGGGGACCGAGATTGTTCAGTGACCAGCTTCCGGCGGCACCGGGGCCGACCGACTGCAGCATCGTGGGGAGATCCAGACCCGCCTTGTAGCCGTACAGTAACGATTCACACACACCAATCATGTTCGTGGCAATCAGAATCTGATTGGCCATCTTGGCGTGCTGCCCGGAACCCGCTTTTCCCTGGTAGACCAGCGTCTTCCCCATCGTCGAAAACAGCGGATTCAGCGCGTCGACCACCTCTTTGTCTCCCCCGATCATGATCGAAAGAGCTGCGTTCTTCGCGCCGATGTCACCACCGGAAACAGGAGCGTCCACGCTGTGCACCCCTTTTTCACGGGCTTTTTCGTGGATCTCGACGGCCAGAGACGGTTCGCTGGTGGTCATGTCGACCAGAATCGTCCCGGCTTTGGATCCCGCCAGGGCGCCGTTTTCGCCCAGCAGTACTTCCCGCACATCACTGGGAAATCCGACAATGGAAAAGACGACGTCCGACTGTTCCGCGACTTTCTTCGGACTGTCGGCCCACTTCGCCCCTTTTGCGACCAGCGGGTCTGCTTTGGATTTGGAGCGGGTGTATACGGTGGCGGCGTAGCCCGCCGCAATCAGATGGCCGACCATACTGGAACCCATCACACCGGTCCCAATCCAGCCAATTCTCGTCACACCTGGGCTGATCGCCGCTGACGTCATCGTCGTGATTCCATTTATCAGGTGAAAAAAGGGCGAAAGAGTGGCCGACGAATGTCGTCGAATTCGCACGATCGGCTCACGAGTATACCGTCGACTAACTGCCTCGTCACGTAAGCTCAACCAAGGAAGCAGGCCCCGCCAGCGGGAGAACTCGTTCCGCCAAGGCGATCCCCTCCTATCCGGCCATCCCCCACATCGATTCCGCTGACTTCCTGAGGAAAAATCTGCCGATCTTCTGCAAGTTATCCAGGTTGTCGCGGTCGCGGGAAGGAAATGCACGCTGCGCGCGGTTGAGCATCTTGAGCACCTAATCAATCAATCCCCTGTTTTTCAGGCTTTCCATTAGCTGCTCAAGGTGCTCAACCGTGAGCACCTTGAGCAGCTAATCAACCGGCCAAACCGGGACCGCCACCGCCGTCTGCAGCGAAGATTGTGCGCCGTCTCTGCGGCACCTCGCACCCTTTGGTTTCCACCCTGTCCTTGAATCGTCTGGGCTCTGAATCACCTGATTCATCTGTTTCATCTAAGATATCCCCTCCCCAACTCATCGAGTACCAACATACCACGCCAGCAAGATTCAGAGACGAGAAGTCCCTCGCGTCGAAATCCCTTGGCCAGCCGGGCCAGTCGCCTGAAAGTCTGTAAACCGTGATCAAAGCAGCACATGGGACTGGCCACCGACTGGCCAAGCGTTGGCCAGCTGGCCAGCCCCACTCTGTCTCGCCCCTTCCCCATCCACCAGGAATCGTCGCAAAGACGGCAGCGGCAGGGGTAGTGGCAGCGGCATCCTGCCGCTGTCTTCGATCCCTCCCCGTCCCCTCGCACTTCCCGCACATCCATTAAACTTTCCCCCGCCTCTCATACACGCCCCATTGCCGTCGCGACGCCCCCGAAGATCCTGCCGATGAGTCCCCGCTGAAGTCCAAATCTTCCCACCCTCATGTTGTTGCCGATGAAGGAACCATGCGATGAAGGGACCACAAATCGCCCTGGAAAAGAAACGTCCAGAAAAACGGGAAGTGCGGGCCCGGCCCCATCTCGCTGTCGTCCTCCCCGCGAAGCTCCGATAAAGTGAATCGAACACTTCGCGCGTTTTTCTTCTGTGTCGACATCAGATTTGACTGGCCCAAGCAGTGTCAGAAACCAGCGCCGGTCTTGCCATTGCAAACATCCAAACCTCTGGAAGAAAGCTCGCGTGCCAACGCGCCGATAACAACGCACCGGCCCGACGACACGGGCATCAAGCTGCTGTCTGAAGGTCGTTGCCAGAGCTGCAAGTTCAGGACATTCATCGGCGATCCGGCCCCTCCCGATGTCGCCTGCGATGTCACCGTGCGCTGCCACGGAGATGATGCTTCCACAGAGTGCCCACCAACCGCGCTCTCAGCGCGAAGTGGAAACTCTGGTCGGCAGTGCCAAGTTCTGCGAGGGGGAACCGTGGCGCTGTTTACGGGCCGTCCTGGAGGTCCCCCCCCAACGACTACGCACGCGAGCAGACCCACCCGACCTGACAGGTCTGCTCCCCGAATCGCTGTCAGCATAAAACTTCGCTGGTTTCGCTGCGGACGTAGCGCCGGTGCTGGCCGATGCGACTCCGCGTCAACTCAATCGCCTGCGCTCGACCGGCCACGTTGTAAAACAACCTGCCGAACTTTCGGGCCAACGCCCGCCAGCTGTTGGTGTTCAGTTCCAGCGTGCTCAGAACCGCTTTAAGGAACCCAGGGCGTCGCTCTGAGGCGTTCGCCACTCCGCTCTGCCCTGGGCTGACCTGTTGGCGCCTTTCAGACAGTACGGGATTCCTTCGCGTGTTCAAACGCCGAACGCAGGCACGAGTGACGCTGAACGCTTTTCGCTATAACAGAAGTGCACTTTCCGTAGTCTGTTGCAACTGAAATGTCCAAATGCTAACCGAACTTTTTAACCTTCGGTCAACAAGATATGCTGTGCCGCTACGCGATTCCCGCTGGTCGCTGATCTCCACGACAGTTGCTTACGGATTGGCGAAGTTAGCAGAGATAAAGCGGACAAGGTAGGCAGTCAAAAAGATTTCATACTCTTGATTTACAGTAACTGAGGGCTTCCCATGGACTTACCAACCGAGACGCCGATTCAATTACCAAAGTATCTGCATTTGGAACTGCATGTTCGTGAGCCTGAAGTGATTGCCGAGCTATGCAGGTTTACGGATGATGATCGAGACAATTTTGCATTGTCTGCCCTTCGGATTGGAGTACTCGCACTGCGTCAAGCAAGCGGGGTTCTTGACGCCAGTACGATCAGATTAGAGGGAGATCGATTGGTGGGACAGATTCGAGAACTGATGACTAATAACACGACTGCGTTCTTGGCGGATATGTCATCTACGTTTAAGGCATACTTCGACCCTTCGGATGGGCATTTCCCGCAGCGTGTTGAGCGATTGATCAAGAAAGATGGAGAGCTTCAATCGCTCCTTGCAAATCATCTTGAAGGTGAGGATTCGATTATATCGAGAACCCTCGGCAAACACATCGGTTTAGACAGCCCACTGCTTCGGATGTTGTCCCCCGAAGAAGGCAATGGACTGATTTCTTCGTTAAACAAAGCAATCTGTGAAACGCTCCTATCCCAACGAACAACGATCCTCAACCAGTTCAGTCTGGATGATAAAGAATCTGCAATGTCTCGTCTCGTGAATGAAATGACTGGAGCGAACGGTCGGCTGAGAAGAGATCTTGCCGAGGACGTTCAAAAATTGCATTCAGAGTTTTCGCTCGACAATGAAGAGGGTGCGCTGTCGAGACTCGTCGGTAGGGTCGAAAATGCCCAAAGAATCATTTCAAATCAGTTTTCGCTGGACAATAAAGATTCGGCATTAAGCCGATTGTCTGGTCTCATCGAAAAAGCAAACTTGGCAATCAACGATAACCTGAGCCTCGATAACGAACAATCGCCGTTGTTTAGGCTTCGCAGGGAACTTACTGAAATTATCACCGGCATGCAGAAGACGAGTGGTGAGTTTCACGAAGAAGTCAAAATTACTCTCGAATCATTCAAAGTTCGCCGAGCGGAAGCAGCCCGTTCAACGAGACATGGCGGTGAATTTGAAGAAGCTGTAGGTGAAGTACTTCAGAATGAGGCGCAACGTTCAGGTGATGTTCTCGAATCAACAGGCAATCGAACTGGAGTGATTGCTTATTGCAAAATGGGAGATCATGTTGTCACTCTGGGGGCCGAAAGTGCTGCTCCTGGCGCAAGAATTGTTGTCGAATCGAAGGAAGACAAGAGCTATGACCTGAAAATGGCATTGAAAGAGATCGAACAAGCACGCCACAATAGGGAATGTGCTGCGGGTGTGTTCGTTTTCTCGAAGGTAACTGCACCCGCTGGATTGGAACCATTCGCACGACATGGGAATAACCTTGTACTCGTTTGGGACAGGGAAGATCCTGCTACCGACATTTATTTGAAGGTTGGATTGTCAGTCGCAAAAGCCCTCGTCATTCGAGATCGATTAACAAAGTCCGCAGACGAATCGAATCTTGCCGAACTGACGGCCGCAGTACTTGCCATCTCAACTGACATCGCGGCACTGGATGAAATCACAGTATGGGCAAACACAGTTAAGCGGACTGGGACGAAAATCGGTGCGAAAGCTGGGAGCCTGCGGAAAAAGGTCGACAAAAACCTTTTGATATTAAAGAAGTATCTTGATGGAGGCGCTGATTCAGCTCAGATTGAAACTACAAACTAGAAGTAAGTTTAAAACCCGCATCCGCAAAATTGGGTGATTAAAGTTTTCTTGAAAAGCGAGATCTAACAGTAGCTGCCTATCCGGTTTTGAAACTCTTTTCAAGGTTTCGCAACAAGGGGGAGCACTTCCGATTCGTGAAAGAATGCCGCGGGGACACTGCGTTTCTGCATCACTATGAGAGCTTCTGACGGAGCATTTTTCCACCCTGGAGCTGTTGATCGTGCCAGTAAGATTGCCTTGCTTCAATTCAGTTTAAACATTCATTGTCACTCAGGCGTGGCTCAACTCCCAGCTCAAGGTTGCCTCCCTATTCCAGTATGCGTCCG is from Schlesneria sp. DSM 10557 and encodes:
- a CDS encoding GspE/PulE family protein is translated as MVFGFGKKNQNTRHEEDDDDDDDDVELVNFQGAMNGNTADMAANARLVQAALRPTKDLITDAIERRAEVIRVDVKGERAQVALSIDGMPYSGGRLAKQQASAIFQMLKVLSGLDARLKGKAQSGGVKAEFLGKKYELSVEFTPQAEGTERLVVRVRDLSQKLETPMDLGFSDSLRQTIREVTGHRHGLIICCGPAGSGVTTTTYALLRGIDVYLYSIYSIANTTRELLNIKKFEVNPGDDIATSMGRMMREEADVIFVDPIRDQDTAQQLFSVADSICIVSEMQAKDCSSAIVQLREWAGDPQMASERIDAVFSPKLVRLLCTECREAFRPNPKLLEKVGLPPETKVLYRKGEPIVNEKTGEEEEPCEKCKGVGFYGRVAMMEVIIVSDPLRKLIASGAPADQIKALARAEGCLTFHKDGLRLVSEGKTSLEELQRVFKS
- a CDS encoding NAD(P)-dependent oxidoreductase; translation: MTSAAISPGVTRIGWIGTGVMGSSMVGHLIAAGYAATVYTRSKSKADPLVAKGAKWADSPKKVAEQSDVVFSIVGFPSDVREVLLGENGALAGSKAGTILVDMTTSEPSLAVEIHEKAREKGVHSVDAPVSGGDIGAKNAALSIMIGGDKEVVDALNPLFSTMGKTLVYQGKAGSGQHAKMANQILIATNMIGVCESLLYGYKAGLDLPTMLQSVGPGAAGSWSLNNLGPRIISDNFDPGFFVEHFIKDMGIALSEAKRMGLSLPGLALGEQLYLSVKAKGWGRNGTHALMLALAEMSGIDWKNRKSVQ
- the dapA gene encoding 4-hydroxy-tetrahydrodipicolinate synthase, producing MIRKGEQFAGLTVAIVTPFKNGQVDEVALKKMVDWQISQGTNGLCPVGTTGESPTLSTKEHERVIAIVCEHAAGRIKVMAGTGSNSTAEAIELTRFAKSAGADGAMMVAPYYNKPTGEGFYQHYRAVAEAVDIPIILYNIPGRTAKNMEPDVVARIAEIPSVVAIKEATGSMDQASQTLAQTNLTVLSGDDSLTLPLLAMGGSGIVSVVGNIVPADMLQLLKAFKAGDMAEAQRWHFKLFSLCRDMLGIATNPIPVKVAMKMLGRDTGELRLPLTPLSAAEEERLRKTLQAYGLLS